Proteins encoded together in one Lepus europaeus isolate LE1 chromosome 13, mLepTim1.pri, whole genome shotgun sequence window:
- the B3GNT2 gene encoding N-acetyllactosaminide beta-1,3-N-acetylglucosaminyltransferase 2 has protein sequence MSVGRRRIKLLGILMMANVFIYLIVEVSKSSSQEKNGKGEVIIPKEKFWKVSNPPQAYWNREQEKLNRRYNPILSMLANQTGEASGPSNISHLNYCEPDLRVPAAVTDFNNLPDRFKDFLLYLRCRNYSLLIDQPGKCAKKPFLLLAIKSLTPHFARRQAIRESWGRETRVGNQSVVRVFLLGQTPPEDNHPDLSDMVKFESEKHQDILLWNYRDTFFNLSLKEVLFLRWVSTSCPDTEFVFKGDDDVFVNTHHILNYLNSLARNKAKDLFIGDVIHNAGPHRDKKLKYYIPEVVYSGVYPPYAGGGGFLYSGRLALRLYNVTDRVHLYPIDDVYTGMCLQKLGLVPEKHKGFRTFDIEEKNKNNICSYVDLMLVHSRKPQEMIDIWSQLQSAHLKC, from the coding sequence ATGAGTGTTGGACGTCGAAGAATAAAGCTGTTGGGTATCCTGATGATGGCAAATGTCTTCATTTATCTGATTGTGGAAGTCTCCAAAAGCAGCAgccaagaaaaaaatggaaagggggAAGTGATCATACCCAAAGAAAAGTTCTGGAAGGTCTCTAACCCTCCCCAGGCGTACTGGAACAGGGAACAAGAAAAGCTGAACAGGAGGTACAATCCCATCTTGAGCATGTTGGCCAACCAGACGGGGGAGGCATCCGGGCCCTCAAACATAAGCCATCTGAACTACTGTGAACCTGACCTGAGGGTGCCGGCGGCCGTGACGGATTTTAACAACTTGCCGGACAGGTTTAAAGACTTTCTGCTGTATCTGAGATGTCGCAATTACTCCCTGCTTATCGATCAGCCGGGAAAGTGTGCGAAGAAGCCCTTCTTACTGTTGGCCATCAAGTCCCTCACGCCACACTTCGCCCGGAGGCAGGCGATTCGGGAGTCGTGGGGCCGAGAGACCCGCGTGGGCAACCAGAGCGTGGTGCGCGTCTTCCTGCTGGGCCAGACCCCGCCGGAGGACAACCACCCCGACCTTTCCGACATGGTGAAGTTCGAGAGCGAGAAGCACCAAGACATCCTCCTGTGGAACTACAGAGACACCTTCTTCAACTTGTCCCTGAAGGAGGTGCTGTTCCTCCGCTGGGTGAGCACCTCCTGCCCGGACACCGAGTTCGTGTTCAAGGGCGACGACGACGTGTTCGTGAACACCCATCACATCCTCAATTACTTGAACAGCTTAGCCAGGAACAAAGCCAAAGACTTGTTCATCGGCGACGTGATCCACAACGCGGGGCCTCACCGGGATAAGAAACTCAAGTACTACATCCCGGAAGTGGTGTACTCGGGGGTGTACCCGCCGTACGCGGGGGGCGGCGGCTTTCTCTACTCGGGCCGCCTGGCGCTGCGCCTGTACAACGTCACCGACCGCGTGCACCTCTACCCCATCGACGACGTGTACACTGGGATGTGCCTTCAGAAACTCGGCCTCGTGCCCGAGAAGCACAAAGGCTTCAGGACATTCGACATcgaggagaaaaacaaaaataacatttgTTCCTACGTAGACCTGATGTTAGTGCATAGCAGGAAACCTCAGGAGATGATCGATATCTGGTCCCAGTTGCAGAGCGCTCATTTAAAATGCTAA